In one Echinicola marina genomic region, the following are encoded:
- a CDS encoding tetratricopeptide repeat protein — protein sequence MTGDFEHDREEERALVERFENSLKANLDLFFDEEELEDIIRFYFDTQKFKRALKASQIALERFPFSLEIKLLHGQCLIFNDELEEGLEMLENLNNLSPNNEEVILALSNGLLLNGSIKEAIQLLEDFLPMAEDKAEVHYSLGNFYRAENNNEKAIYNYKEAVKLKINHEDALFQLAMITEEEGSFDEILQFYQEFIDQDPYSAGAWYNLGVVYNRLGRFEEAIEAYDYALIIDESFASAYFNMGNALMNTKQYEKALEAYQNTINCEGANSENCCYLAAAYEKLDQVDQAFKYFKKSAKLDPEYDDAWFGLGMCMLKKDKYFEAIHYFKKALKISAVNANYWVGLADAEYHLGNLQSSSEAYEEAINLEPGLMETYVNLSIIYFDQNRFEEAIDVLKEGMDELPEESELYYRLVVYLIKTGKYKEAFSYLENALTLDFERHELLYELMPEVKHQKAIYKIIAQYKEGL from the coding sequence ATGACTGGAGATTTTGAACACGATAGGGAAGAAGAAAGGGCATTGGTAGAGCGGTTTGAGAACTCCCTAAAAGCCAACTTGGACCTCTTCTTTGATGAAGAGGAACTGGAAGACATCATCCGTTTTTATTTTGATACACAAAAATTCAAAAGAGCCCTAAAAGCCAGTCAGATAGCCCTGGAGCGATTTCCCTTTTCTTTGGAAATCAAGTTGCTTCATGGACAATGCCTGATCTTCAACGATGAATTGGAAGAAGGTTTGGAGATGTTGGAAAACCTTAACAACCTCTCTCCCAATAATGAGGAAGTCATTTTGGCACTTTCCAATGGTCTTTTGCTTAACGGAAGTATCAAAGAGGCCATACAGCTGTTAGAAGACTTTCTTCCAATGGCTGAAGACAAAGCAGAAGTCCATTATTCATTGGGCAATTTTTACCGTGCAGAAAACAATAACGAAAAGGCCATCTACAATTATAAAGAAGCAGTAAAACTCAAAATCAACCATGAGGATGCCTTATTCCAACTGGCCATGATTACTGAGGAAGAAGGTTCATTTGATGAAATCCTACAGTTTTATCAAGAGTTTATTGATCAGGATCCTTACAGTGCAGGTGCATGGTACAATCTGGGGGTCGTATATAACCGTCTTGGCCGCTTTGAGGAAGCCATTGAAGCCTATGATTATGCTTTGATCATTGATGAGTCCTTTGCCTCAGCCTATTTCAATATGGGCAATGCCCTGATGAACACCAAGCAATATGAAAAAGCGCTGGAGGCTTATCAGAACACCATCAACTGTGAGGGAGCCAATTCAGAAAACTGCTGCTATTTGGCAGCTGCCTATGAAAAGCTGGATCAGGTAGACCAAGCTTTCAAATATTTCAAGAAATCCGCCAAATTGGATCCGGAATATGATGATGCCTGGTTCGGTCTAGGAATGTGCATGCTCAAAAAAGACAAATATTTCGAGGCCATCCATTATTTCAAAAAGGCCCTGAAAATATCAGCTGTAAATGCCAACTATTGGGTAGGACTGGCAGATGCTGAGTACCACTTGGGCAACCTACAGTCCAGTTCAGAAGCTTATGAAGAAGCCATTAACCTAGAACCTGGGCTAATGGAGACCTACGTTAACCTCTCCATAATATATTTTGATCAAAATCGATTTGAAGAAGCCATTGATGTCCTAAAAGAAGGAATGGACGAGCTTCCGGAAGAATCAGAGCTCTATTATCGACTAGTAGTTTATCTAATAAAAACAGGTAAATACAAAGAAGCCTTTTCATATTTAGAAAATGCATTAACTTTGGATTTTGAACGACATGAGCTGTTATATGAACTGATGCCAGAAGTAAAACATCAGAAAGCCATATATAAGATCATCGCTCAATACAAAGAAGGATTATAA
- a CDS encoding phosphosulfolactate synthase translates to MNYVLKNVPVRTEKPRTTGYTMAMDKGLSLREVEDFIDSCGDYVDIVKLGWATSYVTKNLTQKLQIYKDAGIPVYFGGTLFEAFVIRDQFEDYRKVLDKFDLAYAEVSDGSITLDHQKKCEYINILSKDVTVLSEVGSKDAAKIIPPYKWIEQMQKELDAGAWKVIGESREAGNVGLFRDSGEVRQGLVEEILTKIPEEKILWEAPQKAQQVWFIKLLGSNVNLGNIAPNEVIPLETIRLGLRGDTFDHFLDLANI, encoded by the coding sequence ATGAATTACGTGCTGAAGAATGTGCCCGTACGTACAGAAAAACCACGAACGACAGGATACACCATGGCCATGGACAAAGGTCTTAGCCTAAGAGAAGTAGAAGATTTTATAGATTCCTGTGGAGATTATGTAGATATTGTGAAGCTTGGTTGGGCAACTTCTTATGTTACTAAAAACCTCACACAAAAACTTCAGATATACAAAGACGCCGGTATCCCAGTTTATTTTGGAGGTACGCTTTTTGAAGCCTTTGTGATCAGAGATCAGTTTGAGGATTATCGAAAGGTTTTGGACAAGTTTGACTTGGCATACGCGGAGGTTTCTGATGGATCCATCACTTTGGACCACCAGAAAAAATGTGAATATATCAATATTCTTTCTAAGGATGTTACCGTTCTTTCAGAAGTAGGTTCCAAAGATGCCGCAAAAATCATCCCTCCTTATAAATGGATCGAACAGATGCAAAAAGAGCTGGATGCTGGTGCTTGGAAAGTCATCGGTGAATCCAGAGAAGCAGGTAATGTGGGACTGTTCCGTGATTCAGGAGAGGTAAGACAAGGTTTGGTAGAAGAGATCCTGACTAAAATTCCTGAGGAAAAAATCCTTTGGGAAGCTCCTCAGAAAGCGCAACAAGTTTGGTTTATCAAATTATTGGGCAGCAATGTGAACCTTGGAAATATTGCCCCTAATGAGGTAATTCCTTTGGAAACAATTAGGCTAGGATTAAGAGGTGATACTTTTGACCACTTTCTAGACCTAGCAAACATATAA
- a CDS encoding DUF368 domain-containing protein, whose protein sequence is MKHLKNHILTFLKGMGMGAADIVPGVSGGTIALITGIYETLLDSIKSVDMEALRLLSKFQIKALWKHINGSFLGALLLGIFTSIFTLSKLITFLMDEHPIPLWSFFCGLIIISSIMILRDIKRWNFIVFLAIPLGAGLAYWITGLNPVSSPDAIYFTFIAGAIAICAMILPGISGSFLLLILGKYEVILEAVNQKDVLTLAIFSAGCIVGLLSFSRLISWLLNNYHSLTIAALSGFMLGSINKIWPWKEVLSYRISSSGEQKPFITENIWPHHYLAVTGDEPKFFIGLLAFLFGIILVIGLERTAYYLKGK, encoded by the coding sequence ATGAAGCATTTGAAAAATCATATTCTCACTTTTCTCAAAGGAATGGGAATGGGAGCAGCAGATATTGTCCCTGGTGTGTCCGGTGGTACCATAGCCTTGATTACGGGCATCTATGAAACCCTGCTGGACAGCATTAAATCAGTGGACATGGAAGCCCTACGGCTCTTATCCAAATTCCAGATCAAAGCGCTTTGGAAACATATCAATGGCTCCTTCCTGGGAGCTCTCTTGCTGGGAATATTCACCAGTATCTTCACGCTTTCCAAGCTGATCACCTTCCTCATGGATGAGCACCCCATTCCATTATGGTCTTTTTTCTGTGGATTGATCATCATCAGCTCCATTATGATTCTAAGGGATATCAAGCGATGGAACTTTATCGTCTTTTTGGCCATTCCATTAGGAGCAGGACTGGCTTATTGGATCACAGGGCTAAATCCGGTGAGCTCACCAGATGCCATTTATTTCACTTTCATCGCAGGAGCCATTGCCATTTGTGCCATGATCCTTCCCGGTATCTCCGGAAGCTTTCTATTATTGATTCTCGGAAAATACGAAGTGATTTTAGAAGCTGTAAACCAGAAAGATGTACTTACTTTGGCTATATTTTCCGCTGGATGCATTGTAGGACTCTTGTCTTTCTCAAGGCTGATCTCATGGTTACTGAATAATTATCATTCACTGACCATTGCAGCACTTTCTGGCTTTATGCTGGGGTCGATCAATAAAATCTGGCCTTGGAAAGAAGTCCTGAGCTATAGAATATCTAGTAGTGGGGAACAGAAACCCTTTATTACCGAAAATATTTGGCCGCATCATTACCTCGCTGTAACTGGGGATGAACCCAAGTTCTTTATCGGTTTGTTAGCGTTTCTTTTCGGGATTATCTTAGTGATAGGGTTAGAAAGAACAGCATATTACTTAAAAGGAAAATGA
- a CDS encoding shikimate dehydrogenase family protein yields the protein MRKFGLIGYPLKHSFSKKYFTEKFEKENISACQYELYELDSIDKVPDLIKNNPDLEGLNVTIPYKEQVIPFLDELDPSCKAIGAVNCIKIKDGKLIGYNTDYIGFKESLEIWLGDSKGIQGLVLGTGGASKAVKQALKNLNIPYKMVSRTANAENGTISYEDLIKNEKLLQEYHLIINTTPLGTFPNTEEMPDIPLSQIGREHKIYDLVYNPEKTFLMRSTEARSAAVKNGLEMLHLQAEAAWKIWN from the coding sequence ATGAGAAAATTCGGACTTATCGGTTATCCATTAAAGCATTCTTTTTCGAAGAAATATTTTACTGAAAAATTTGAAAAGGAAAACATCAGTGCTTGTCAGTACGAATTATACGAATTGGACAGTATTGATAAAGTTCCTGATTTGATCAAAAACAACCCTGACTTGGAAGGGCTGAATGTAACCATCCCTTACAAAGAACAGGTTATTCCTTTTTTGGATGAGCTAGACCCAAGCTGTAAAGCTATTGGGGCAGTGAACTGTATCAAAATCAAGGATGGCAAGCTTATCGGTTATAATACAGATTATATCGGTTTTAAGGAATCACTTGAGATTTGGCTTGGAGATAGCAAGGGTATTCAAGGCTTGGTTCTGGGAACAGGAGGAGCTTCCAAAGCAGTAAAACAAGCCCTAAAAAACCTAAATATTCCATACAAAATGGTCTCAAGAACTGCCAATGCAGAAAATGGCACCATTTCTTATGAGGACCTGATCAAGAATGAAAAACTTCTTCAGGAATATCATCTCATCATCAATACCACACCATTGGGTACTTTTCCCAATACAGAGGAGATGCCTGATATCCCTCTTAGCCAAATAGGCAGAGAGCATAAAATATATGATCTGGTATACAATCCAGAAAAAACCTTCCTAATGCGGTCCACCGAAGCCCGCAGTGCAGCAGTGAAAAATGGACTGGAAATGCTCCACCTTCAGGCAGAAGCTGCCTGGAAAATCTGGAATTGA
- a CDS encoding pyridoxal phosphate-dependent decarboxylase family protein: MYWKKLSHEEVKKAVFDALAENHDYRGQTPALGVPGTYLDTTEFYHDAPFLKDAPFMSVMVNNPNHIGIHTLKEESVLDLFKGTQRIERDLINLVAEEIFAGEKGQQDGYVATGGTEANIQAMWVYRNYFRNEFDAKTEEIAVVYSQDSHYSMPKGANLLNLHNIILEVDEETRQIKQESLEQKIEEAKAAGYKYFIIVANLSTTMFGSVDDVDLLGDFFTTTNLQFRIHVDAAYGGFIYPFTNENSAFTFKNPYITSITSDGHKMLQTPYGTGLFLIRKGYIHHVCTQEAQYIPGKDYTLSGSRSGANAVSMWMILKIHGSEGLKYKMASLCDRTERICKKLERMGVEYFRNPYLNIITMKASYISDRLAKKYNLVADSYEYGAKWYKIVVMHHVRQGALDSFLMDLEGELSSKF; this comes from the coding sequence ATGTATTGGAAAAAACTATCGCACGAGGAAGTAAAAAAAGCCGTATTTGATGCTTTGGCAGAAAACCATGACTATAGGGGACAAACCCCAGCTCTAGGTGTACCAGGGACCTATTTGGACACCACAGAATTCTATCACGACGCTCCTTTTCTAAAGGATGCCCCATTTATGTCCGTCATGGTCAATAATCCAAATCATATCGGCATTCATACTTTGAAGGAAGAATCTGTATTGGACCTCTTTAAAGGCACCCAAAGAATCGAAAGGGACTTGATCAATTTGGTGGCGGAAGAAATCTTTGCAGGCGAAAAAGGTCAACAAGATGGTTATGTCGCCACTGGAGGGACTGAGGCCAATATTCAGGCCATGTGGGTTTATAGAAACTACTTTCGAAATGAATTCGACGCCAAAACAGAGGAAATAGCCGTTGTCTATTCACAAGACTCCCATTATTCCATGCCTAAAGGTGCTAACTTATTGAACCTTCATAATATCATCTTGGAAGTGGACGAGGAGACAAGACAAATCAAGCAAGAGTCCCTTGAGCAAAAAATTGAAGAGGCTAAAGCTGCAGGGTATAAATATTTCATTATTGTAGCCAATCTTTCTACCACCATGTTTGGCTCGGTAGATGATGTGGATCTATTGGGCGATTTCTTTACCACAACTAACCTACAGTTCAGAATCCATGTGGACGCAGCTTATGGAGGCTTTATTTATCCCTTTACCAATGAAAACAGCGCCTTCACCTTCAAAAATCCTTATATTACTTCCATTACCAGTGATGGACATAAAATGCTGCAAACGCCATATGGCACAGGCCTTTTCTTGATCAGGAAAGGCTACATACACCATGTCTGTACCCAAGAGGCACAATATATCCCTGGTAAGGACTATACCCTCAGTGGCTCTAGGTCTGGCGCAAATGCTGTATCCATGTGGATGATCCTCAAAATCCACGGCTCAGAAGGCCTCAAATACAAAATGGCCTCCCTATGCGACCGTACTGAAAGAATCTGCAAAAAGCTGGAAAGAATGGGAGTGGAGTATTTTAGGAACCCTTACCTGAACATCATCACCATGAAAGCAAGCTATATTTCTGACCGTCTCGCCAAAAAATATAACCTAGTGGCTGATAGTTATGAATATGGGGCAAAATGGTACAAAATAGTGGTTATGCACCATGTGAGACAAGGAGCCTTGGATAGCTTTCTAATGGACCTCGAAGGAGAACTGTCAAGCAAATTTTAA
- a CDS encoding sulfatase — MRYTFLISLAIIAFGLFSCEQEEQQAPNIVFILVDDLGWADLACYGSEFYETPNIDKLASQGMRFTSAYAASPVCSPTRASIMTGKYPSRIDITDWIPGQDPKGRKLLGPQDRNELPLEELTIAELLKAEGYRTFFAGKWHLGDKGFFPEDQGFDVNIGGNHKGSPASYYSPYHNPQLEDGPEGEYLTDRLVDESIAFLNAAKEDPFLLYLSFYNVHTPIQANKKHVDHFREKAIKMEEIGDQGYRNEHDGLTKLRQDNFEYASMIAAMDENVGRLMSKLEELGLDENTLVVFTSDNGGLSTLQNNRKAPTSNEPLRAGKGWCYEGGIRVPLIIKGPGIHANTESDEPVISVDFYSTIAEAVKVSKNKIPENDGTSLMPLLKGGTSLDRAALYFHYPHYHGSAWEPGAAVRKGEYVYIEFYDDEKEELYNIKEDISETNDLSSKMPDKVRELKAILNAFHANTGAQLPSDNPDFDKSIPSL, encoded by the coding sequence ATGCGTTACACCTTTCTAATCAGTCTGGCAATTATTGCATTTGGTTTGTTTTCATGTGAGCAGGAAGAACAACAAGCACCCAATATTGTATTTATTCTAGTGGATGATCTCGGCTGGGCCGATCTGGCCTGTTATGGCAGCGAATTTTACGAGACCCCAAACATTGATAAACTGGCTAGCCAAGGCATGAGATTTACATCAGCTTATGCTGCTTCACCAGTCTGCTCTCCTACAAGAGCCTCTATCATGACTGGAAAGTATCCAAGCAGGATTGATATTACTGATTGGATTCCAGGACAAGATCCTAAGGGACGAAAATTGTTGGGACCTCAGGACAGGAATGAATTGCCTTTGGAGGAGCTGACCATAGCAGAGCTTTTGAAAGCTGAAGGCTACAGGACATTCTTTGCGGGCAAGTGGCATTTGGGAGATAAAGGCTTCTTTCCGGAAGATCAGGGTTTTGATGTCAATATTGGCGGAAATCATAAGGGAAGTCCAGCGAGCTATTACTCTCCATACCATAATCCCCAATTGGAGGACGGTCCCGAGGGAGAGTACTTGACTGATAGGCTGGTAGATGAGTCCATTGCCTTTTTGAATGCTGCGAAGGAAGACCCTTTCTTGCTTTATTTATCATTTTATAATGTGCACACCCCAATTCAGGCCAACAAAAAACATGTGGATCATTTTAGGGAGAAAGCTATAAAAATGGAAGAAATAGGCGATCAAGGATATAGAAATGAGCATGATGGCCTCACCAAGCTTAGACAGGACAACTTCGAATATGCTTCTATGATTGCGGCGATGGATGAAAATGTGGGCAGGTTGATGAGTAAATTAGAAGAACTTGGGTTGGATGAAAACACCTTGGTGGTATTTACTTCTGACAATGGCGGACTATCCACCTTGCAAAATAACCGAAAAGCCCCTACCTCCAATGAACCATTGAGAGCGGGGAAGGGCTGGTGTTACGAGGGAGGAATTAGGGTTCCCTTGATCATAAAAGGCCCAGGCATACATGCAAACACTGAATCTGACGAACCTGTGATCAGTGTGGACTTTTATAGCACCATCGCTGAGGCTGTGAAAGTATCCAAAAACAAAATACCTGAAAATGATGGGACTTCCTTGATGCCACTGTTGAAAGGTGGTACATCACTTGATCGTGCAGCACTTTATTTCCATTATCCCCATTATCATGGAAGTGCATGGGAGCCGGGCGCAGCAGTTAGGAAAGGGGAATATGTGTATATAGAGTTTTATGATGATGAAAAAGAAGAGCTATATAATATTAAGGAAGATATAAGTGAAACTAATGACTTGTCTTCCAAAATGCCTGATAAAGTTAGAGAGCTGAAGGCCATATTGAATGCGTTTCATGCCAATACTGGGGCGCAGTTACCGAGTGATAATCCAGATTTTGATAAATCTATCCCCAGTCTTTGA
- a CDS encoding lipoprotein signal peptidase: MKYLKYFGITLLVIIIDQIVKLVVDANMQMGSVGQIKIIGDWFKLHYTTNPGMAFGMELGSEYGKLILTSFRLVAMVGIGYYLYHLIEKKVHTGYIVCIAMILGGAIGNLVDSVFYGVWLNNAPANASTPWFHGQVVDMFYFDIWEGWIPEWVPLWGGNYTALWPIFNVADASIFIGVVIILLFQKKFFAEPDEEKKKEIEEDEIQKQFIEEK; encoded by the coding sequence ATGAAATATTTAAAGTATTTTGGTATTACCTTACTGGTCATCATTATCGACCAAATAGTCAAGTTGGTCGTAGATGCCAATATGCAGATGGGATCGGTTGGTCAGATCAAAATTATTGGTGACTGGTTTAAGTTGCACTATACCACCAACCCAGGCATGGCCTTTGGAATGGAACTGGGCTCAGAGTATGGAAAACTGATCCTGACCAGTTTCCGCTTGGTAGCCATGGTAGGTATAGGCTATTATCTTTACCATCTTATCGAAAAGAAAGTACATACAGGCTATATTGTCTGCATTGCCATGATCTTGGGAGGAGCCATCGGAAACTTGGTGGATAGTGTGTTTTATGGTGTTTGGTTGAACAACGCCCCTGCCAATGCAAGTACACCATGGTTTCATGGTCAAGTGGTAGACATGTTCTATTTTGACATTTGGGAGGGATGGATCCCTGAATGGGTGCCGCTTTGGGGAGGAAATTATACTGCACTATGGCCAATATTCAATGTAGCAGATGCGTCCATCTTTATAGGCGTAGTTATCATTTTACTTTTCCAAAAGAAATTCTTTGCTGAACCGGATGAGGAAAAAAAGAAGGAAATCGAAGAGGATGAAATCCAGAAGCAGTTTATAGAAGAGAAATAA
- the ileS gene encoding isoleucine--tRNA ligase has translation MKKYQEFKQVDYPGIGESVLSYWQENKIFEKSVENREGAETFTFFEGPPSANGTPGIHHVMARTLKDIFCRYKTLKGFQVKRKGGWDTHGLPVELQVEKELGITKEDIGKKITVEEYNKKCRETVMRFKNEWDDLTEKIGYWVDLDDPYITFDPKYIESLWSLLKRLYEKDLLYKGYTIQPYSPAAGTGLSSHELNQPGCYRDVKDTSITAQFKVKGRENEYIIAWTTTPWTLPSNSALAIGEKLDYVKVKTFNPYTYQEQTVILAKARVGAFFNKKAEGLKIEDYKPGDKLIPFEIIEEFKGKDMLGMEYEPLFPIEGIALPSPAFTVISADYVTTEDGTGIVHLAKAFGADDFRALVQAGVPGVFVKDEQGNEVPVVDKRGRFLPVIGEYLQAKMKEHEITAHKEYGVDDFYVKNYLKEDEDAADYKNTDVIISIILKNENKAFKVEKYEHSYPHCWRTDMPVLYYPLESWFIKTTACKDRLVELNKTINWKPEATGTGRFGNWLENLVDWNLSRSRFWGTPLPVWRNEDATETKCIGSIAELNEEIEKSIEKGFMTESPFKGEEVDLHRPYVDDVILVDSKGQKMFREPDLIDVWFDSGAMPYAQWHYPFENEEIFKANYPADYIAEGVDQTRGWFFTLHAIAVMLFDSVAFKNVIANGLVLDKNGNKMSKRLGNAVDPFKTLKEYGPDALRWYMLSNANPWDNLKFNLEGVAEVQRRFFGTLQNTYNFFALYANLDHFTYDASKMVPVSERPELDRWIISKLQSLIGEVENSMDSYDATRATRAIMNFTVDQLSNWYVRLARKRFWRGDMNEDKQAAYETLYECLTTICQLMSSFAPFYSDWMYKNLTDGAKEAGQEIAESVHLTDWNAADEALINKDLETSMQLAQDISSLVHSLRKKDKLKVRQPLQKILIPILSEKTREQIQHVEELIKSEVNIKGVEYIDDASGILVKNAKPNFPLLGKRFGPKMKLVAAAINQWGQEEIANIERNGSVEIDLDGEKAVLSLEEVLITSQDIPGWSVASDNGITVALDVTLTDELKQEGIARDLVNRIQNLRKDMGLEVQDKITIKVAKLNEQVDQALVNFSEYIQSETQALSLSVNGDVAEGTVLDMDDFELKVKVEKV, from the coding sequence GTGAAAAAATATCAGGAGTTCAAACAAGTAGATTATCCAGGAATAGGAGAAAGTGTACTGAGTTACTGGCAGGAGAACAAGATTTTTGAAAAGTCTGTTGAGAACCGTGAAGGTGCCGAGACTTTTACATTCTTCGAAGGACCACCATCGGCAAATGGTACTCCGGGCATTCACCATGTAATGGCCAGAACTCTGAAAGATATTTTTTGTAGGTATAAAACCTTAAAGGGTTTTCAGGTAAAAAGAAAAGGTGGTTGGGATACCCATGGATTGCCTGTAGAGCTTCAGGTGGAGAAGGAACTGGGAATTACCAAAGAAGATATCGGTAAGAAAATCACGGTAGAGGAATACAATAAAAAATGCCGTGAGACGGTCATGCGCTTTAAAAATGAGTGGGATGATCTTACTGAAAAAATTGGCTACTGGGTAGATTTGGATGATCCATATATCACCTTTGACCCTAAATATATTGAATCACTATGGAGCTTGCTCAAGCGTCTATATGAGAAAGACCTTTTATACAAAGGTTATACTATTCAACCTTATTCACCAGCTGCAGGGACTGGACTTTCTTCGCACGAACTCAACCAGCCGGGTTGTTACAGGGATGTAAAAGACACTTCCATTACTGCCCAGTTTAAAGTGAAAGGCAGAGAAAATGAGTATATCATTGCTTGGACCACTACCCCTTGGACCTTGCCTTCCAACTCAGCATTGGCCATAGGTGAAAAACTGGACTATGTAAAAGTTAAGACCTTTAACCCTTATACCTATCAAGAGCAAACGGTAATCCTAGCTAAAGCCAGGGTGGGAGCCTTCTTCAATAAGAAAGCTGAAGGCTTAAAAATAGAAGACTATAAGCCAGGAGATAAATTGATTCCTTTTGAAATCATTGAAGAGTTCAAAGGGAAAGACATGTTGGGAATGGAATATGAGCCATTATTCCCAATTGAAGGGATAGCGCTTCCAAGTCCTGCATTTACCGTTATCTCTGCTGATTATGTGACCACAGAAGATGGTACTGGTATTGTACACCTTGCCAAAGCTTTTGGCGCGGATGACTTTAGAGCATTGGTTCAGGCTGGTGTTCCTGGTGTGTTTGTAAAAGATGAGCAGGGAAATGAGGTTCCTGTGGTAGATAAGCGCGGTAGATTCCTTCCTGTGATTGGAGAGTATTTACAAGCTAAAATGAAAGAGCATGAAATCACTGCCCATAAAGAGTATGGTGTGGATGATTTCTATGTGAAGAATTACCTTAAGGAAGATGAGGATGCAGCGGATTATAAAAACACCGATGTGATTATTTCCATCATCCTGAAAAATGAGAATAAGGCCTTTAAGGTAGAAAAATACGAGCACAGTTATCCACATTGTTGGAGAACTGATATGCCAGTGCTTTACTATCCTTTGGAAAGCTGGTTTATCAAAACCACTGCTTGCAAGGATCGTTTGGTAGAATTAAACAAAACCATCAACTGGAAGCCAGAAGCAACCGGTACAGGTCGTTTTGGCAACTGGTTGGAAAACTTGGTAGACTGGAACCTGAGCCGTTCCCGTTTCTGGGGTACCCCACTTCCAGTTTGGAGAAATGAGGATGCTACCGAAACCAAATGCATCGGTTCTATAGCAGAGTTGAATGAAGAAATCGAAAAGTCCATCGAAAAAGGCTTTATGACCGAATCACCTTTCAAGGGTGAAGAGGTGGACCTGCACAGACCTTATGTGGATGATGTCATCTTGGTAGATTCCAAGGGACAGAAAATGTTCCGTGAGCCAGATCTTATCGATGTTTGGTTTGACTCCGGAGCTATGCCTTATGCACAATGGCATTATCCATTTGAGAATGAAGAGATCTTCAAGGCCAATTATCCAGCTGATTATATTGCTGAGGGAGTGGACCAAACCAGAGGTTGGTTCTTTACGCTTCATGCCATTGCAGTGATGTTATTTGACAGCGTTGCTTTCAAAAATGTGATTGCCAATGGTCTTGTGCTGGACAAAAACGGCAACAAAATGTCCAAGCGATTGGGCAATGCTGTCGATCCATTTAAGACCTTAAAAGAATATGGACCAGATGCCTTGCGTTGGTATATGCTCTCCAATGCCAATCCTTGGGACAATTTGAAGTTTAATCTAGAAGGTGTTGCAGAAGTACAACGCAGGTTCTTCGGTACCCTTCAAAATACTTATAACTTTTTTGCGTTATATGCCAACCTTGATCACTTCACCTATGATGCCAGCAAGATGGTGCCTGTAAGTGAAAGACCTGAGTTGGATCGCTGGATCATTTCAAAGCTGCAGTCCCTAATTGGAGAAGTGGAAAACTCCATGGACAGTTACGATGCCACCAGAGCTACCAGGGCCATTATGAACTTTACCGTGGACCAATTGTCCAACTGGTATGTGAGATTGGCCAGAAAACGTTTCTGGAGGGGTGATATGAATGAGGACAAGCAGGCTGCTTATGAGACATTGTATGAATGCCTTACCACCATTTGTCAGTTGATGTCTTCTTTTGCTCCTTTCTACTCAGACTGGATGTATAAGAATTTGACAGATGGAGCCAAGGAAGCAGGCCAAGAAATAGCCGAGTCTGTTCACTTGACTGACTGGAATGCTGCTGATGAGGCTTTGATCAATAAGGACTTGGAGACCAGTATGCAGTTGGCACAGGACATTTCTTCTTTAGTGCACAGCTTGAGGAAAAAGGACAAACTGAAAGTGCGTCAGCCACTGCAGAAGATTTTGATCCCTATCCTCAGTGAAAAGACCAGAGAGCAAATCCAACACGTGGAGGAATTGATCAAATCCGAAGTGAATATCAAAGGAGTAGAATATATTGATGATGCTTCAGGTATTTTGGTAAAAAATGCAAAACCGAACTTCCCGCTATTAGGTAAGCGCTTTGGACCAAAAATGAAATTGGTAGCAGCAGCTATTAACCAGTGGGGTCAGGAAGAAATTGCCAATATCGAAAGAAACGGATCAGTTGAAATTGACCTGGATGGGGAGAAGGCAGTCCTTTCATTGGAGGAAGTACTGATTACTTCACAGGATATTCCAGGATGGTCAGTGGCCAGTGACAATGGAATCACTGTGGCCTTGGATGTTACTTTAACGGATGAGTTGAAGCAAGAGGGCATTGCCCGTGATTTGGTTAACAGGATCCAGAACCTTAGAAAAGATATGGGACTGGAGGTTCAGGACAAGATCACCATTAAAGTCGCCAAGTTGAATGAACAAGTAGATCAAGCATTGGTTAATTTCTCTGAATATATCCAATCCGAAACACAAGCCTTATCACTATCCGTGAATGGTGATGTGGCAGAGGGAACCGTATTGGATATGGATGATTTTGAACTTAAAGTAAAGGTGGAAAAAGTTTAA